The genomic stretch TCGCGTACGAGTTTGTCGGCACGATGGACAATGACACGTACAAAATCTTCATTTCGGCACTCAACGGCGATGAAGTTGGGATTGAAAAGTTGAACTGATGGGAGGGGGTATCCCCCTCCTTTGCTGTGACTATTGGCTCTCCAAATAGGCTTGTACCCCTTCTGCAATCGCTTGGGCCAGTTTTTTCTGATAGGGAGGCGAGATCAGACGGCTGCGGTCACCCGACAAGTTGAGATAGCCGCATTCGATAAGCAGTGTGGGAATGGGCTGTTTTCGCAAAAGATAGTATTTGGCCGGTTTCGCGGCGCGCTTCGTCATCTCCGGCAGGGTGTGCAGTTTGGTTTGTACAAACTGGGCTATCTTTTTTGCCTCGGGCAGTTCTTCCATGTAAAACACTTCTGCTCCCCCTCTGGAAGCGAGGGGCGAGACGTTTACGTGCAGGGAGAGAAAGAGAGTGGCTCCTTGTTCGAAGGCCATGTTCATCCGATGGTCGAGATCGGCACGCTTGGCGACCTTTCCTTTCATGCCAGGCTTCGCGAAGTCAATGTCTTCGGTGCGGGTCATCACCGCTACGATGTTCTTTTCACGTAACGCAGCTTGCACTTCTTTGCTGATGGCAAGCGTGAGGTCCGATTCACGCAGATCACCTGAGAGCACGCCAGGGTCATAACCGCCATGTCCTGCGTCGATCATCACATAGGCAGGTACCTTTGAAGGTAGGGTCAGCGCTTTCTTGACTGGCGAAAAGGGGCTGACCAGGAAAGCAAACAATAGAATGAGGGAGAGTGGGAGCGCATAAGGCCTGAAAGGTTTCATTTTTCCTCTCCTTGTCCGAAATTGTCTGTACAGGTTTATTCATGAATGAGGGCAAACATTCGTATCTTAAGTAGGAGAAGAACAAGAACTGGGAGATCAGATCCCTTGGAGAGTGAGAACTTTGGCATACCCAGACATCGGCCAGACGATCACCTTGGTCATCACAGATGGTTACTATGAAGGGCGGTATCAGGCGAGGGTGCAAGACATGGAAGAGGACGGCATCTTTATCGAGATTCCGCTCAAACCAGGAGCGATCATGCCGACCAATCTGCCGACAGAACAATCTGCTCTGGTGCAATATCGTGCGGCAGACGGTGCTCTGTGCACGTTTCAAACGGAGGTGCAGGGCCGTGACGTGCGGCAGATCCCGCTCTTGAAGCTGTTGAAACCGG from Tumebacillus algifaecis encodes the following:
- a CDS encoding N-acetylmuramoyl-L-alanine amidase family protein, producing the protein MKPFRPYALPLSLILLFAFLVSPFSPVKKALTLPSKVPAYVMIDAGHGGYDPGVLSGDLRESDLTLAISKEVQAALREKNIVAVMTRTEDIDFAKPGMKGKVAKRADLDHRMNMAFEQGATLFLSLHVNVSPLASRGGAEVFYMEELPEAKKIAQFVQTKLHTLPEMTKRAAKPAKYYLLRKQPIPTLLIECGYLNLSGDRSRLISPPYQKKLAQAIAEGVQAYLESQ